In bacterium, a genomic segment contains:
- a CDS encoding helix-turn-helix transcriptional regulator encodes MSHFNRCFRRFCGLTPMAYRRR; translated from the coding sequence CTGAGCCATTTCAACCGCTGTTTCCGGCGATTCTGCGGTCTCACCCCGATGGCCTATCGACGACGCTGA
- a CDS encoding aminotransferase class IV — MKRFELSDWPALAESLRRPYQNTYYAMYSSVYGGIVTDPRLMLIPIDDHMVHRGDGVFEALKSVDGNIYNLNAHLDRLVNSARGIALNLPVSLTELKQILIETALVASQPTSMIRIYVSRGPGGFGVNPYECPSAQLYVVITALGTPFMTLHPEGARLCTSAIPAKSADMAKIKNCNYAPNVLMKKEAVDRKFDFSMGFDERGFLTEGATENMGIVSYDNRLLFPNLDRILTGTTMLRTMALSQELVRDGLLSYSGLADITLTDIFSARELIIAGTTLNVVAGVEFDGRPIGTGKPGPIYQRLAALLENDMRKNPAVLTPLKGTST, encoded by the coding sequence ATGAAACGTTTTGAACTCTCTGACTGGCCCGCGCTTGCGGAGTCCCTGCGACGCCCCTACCAGAACACCTATTATGCCATGTATTCCAGCGTTTACGGCGGTATTGTGACGGATCCCCGCCTGATGCTGATCCCCATTGACGACCACATGGTTCATCGGGGGGACGGCGTTTTCGAGGCACTGAAATCCGTTGACGGGAACATTTATAACCTGAACGCCCATTTGGATCGTCTCGTCAACTCGGCACGTGGAATTGCGTTAAATTTACCCGTCAGTTTAACTGAATTAAAACAGATTCTCATTGAAACCGCCCTGGTTGCCAGTCAGCCCACCAGTATGATCCGGATTTATGTCTCTCGCGGACCAGGCGGCTTTGGGGTCAATCCCTATGAATGCCCGTCCGCCCAACTCTATGTCGTAATCACCGCACTCGGGACGCCGTTCATGACTCTTCATCCCGAAGGAGCCCGGCTCTGCACGAGTGCCATCCCCGCCAAATCGGCCGATATGGCTAAAATCAAAAACTGCAACTATGCGCCCAATGTGCTGATGAAAAAGGAGGCCGTGGACCGGAAATTCGATTTTTCAATGGGGTTTGATGAACGTGGATTTCTCACAGAAGGCGCCACTGAAAACATGGGCATCGTCTCGTATGACAACCGCCTGCTGTTCCCCAATCTTGACCGCATTCTCACAGGCACCACCATGCTCAGGACTATGGCGCTTTCGCAAGAACTCGTTCGTGACGGCCTTCTGAGCTATTCGGGATTGGCTGACATCACCCTGACGGATATTTTTTCCGCCCGCGAACTGATCATTGCTGGCACCACCCTGAATGTGGTGGCGGGCGTGGAGTTTGATGGACGCCCGATTGGGACAGGTAAACCTGGCCCCATTTATCAACGTCTTGCCGCACTGCTGGAAAATGACATGCGTAAAAACCCCGCCGTACTCACCCCGCTTAAAGGAACTTCAACCTGA